A section of the Micromonas commoda chromosome 14, complete sequence genome encodes:
- a CDS encoding predicted protein: protein MSADPNALLAFKQSNLKERLEVYREEIANGERQIADLRRKQASYEERLNAVASEWNTLQDDIVAMVERTGGARASTTRASSSASTADIKDPFLRRLFDLAGADAIAGRKRARDDDGDKGAADKDGGSATDSEDEDGAAAKEGGPDDDAVKAVDAIKAKAAATKAALVTVLDAVDERSSGDAAGAAGADLIRSLEARAADATRALERCRERTAKQRKRNEELASRLEDAQAECELLRRSLAAARANAGHHEGLPPMATAAGARAAGAAAQAAAAAANTPGGGQPQTPGTAVKTSGGEGGDTAVRTPAATPADAPDANAVARLEADLAELRGRLAHQTKQLDEASRREASLTGELHAVRDGASGGPNRSGEPNTAASTAAYQSLERRAREAEEDASGFRAECQKLRREADEARRDLRSLRAEAARAGEHARRAQLAEERIEGAEARRRAVCDERDELATRLASEAESASRRRLHEERAAAVERLGEENKALRREAEAARSLKGELASARARAANAEAEAKNAKDEASNALQALERVEKKTPPAEGSAEELKRLLDAANARAELAEAKALAAQAELAAKSEETDAFVAEVEAIGAAYEESQSETARLMQRLTERDGTEAKAIQDAANANNRARRLGDELAGAEAAARHEQGVARAAAQRCADAEAARAEQSAELQRAKEESTRLAERLEEQTRTMRALQAASSGHREAAEDASKKADELSRRSAGDAEKVAAAERKVAALEEQVAGLKRRGEKLLKRGGGADEYREEIDAYKSMLRCSVCNDRPKACIITRCYHMFCQECVQVRLDNRDRKCPGCAAAFSASDVKSIYF, encoded by the exons ATGTCCGCCGACCCcaacgcgctgctcgcgttCAAGCAGAGCAACCTCAAGGAGCGG CTCGAGGTGTACCGAGAGGAGATCGCCAACGGCGAGCGGCAGATCGCGGACCTGCGGCGCAAGCAGGCGTCCTACGAGGAGCGCCTcaacgccgtcgcgtccgaaTGGAACACCCTGCAGGACGACATCGTGGCGATGGTCGAGCGAaccggcggagcgcgcgcatccacgacgcgcgcgtcctcctcggcgtccaccgccgacaTCAAGGACCCGTTCCTCCGCAGGCTTTtcgacctcgccggcgcagacgcgatcgcggggcgcaagcgcgcccgcgacgacgacggcgacaaaGGGGCGGCTGACAAAGACGGAGGAtcggcgacggactcggAAGatgaggacggcgccgcggcgaaagaGGGCggcccggacgacgacgccgtcaaggccgtcgacgccatcaaggccaaggctgccgcgaccaaggcggcgctcgtcaccgtcctcgacgccgtcgacgagcgatcaagcggcgacgccgcgggcgcggcgggcgccgatcTGATCCGCTCGCTggaggcgcgagccgcggacgcgacccgcgcgctcgagcgctgCCGCGAGCGAACCGCGAAGCAGCGCAAGCGcaacgaggagctcgcctCGAGGCTCGAGGACGCACAGGCGGAGTGCGAGCTGCTGAGGcgatcgctcgccgccgcccgcgcgaacgccgggCACCACGAGGGCCTTCCCCcgatggccaccgccgcgggcgcgagagccgcgggcgccgccgcgcaggcggcggccgccgcggccaacaccccgggcggcggccagcCGCAGACGCCCGGTACCGCGGTGAAGACTTCCgggggagaaggaggcgacacagctgtgcgtacgccggcggcgacgcccgcggacgcgcccgacgctAACGCGGTCGCCCGCCTGGAGGctgacctcgccgagctccgcggcagGCTCGCGCACCAGACCAagcagctcgacgaggcgtcgcggcgggaggcgtcGCTGACCGGCGAGCTTcacgccgttcgcgacggcgcgagcggcggcccCAACAGATCCGGCGAGCCGAACACGGCtgcgtcgaccgcggcgtaccAGTCGCTGGAACGTCGGGCccgcgaggctgaggaggacgcgtcgggctTCCGCGCCGAGTGCCAAAagctgcgacgcgaggcggacgaggcgcgccgaGACCTCAGGTCTTtacgcgcggaggctgcgcgcgccggggagcacgcgagacgcgcgcagttggcggaggagcggatcgagggcgccgaggctcgcaGGCGCGCCGTctgcgacgagcgcgacgagctcgcgacgcggctggcgtccgaggctgagagcgcgtcgcggaggaggcttcacgaggagcgcgcggcggcggtggagcgccTCGGGGAGGAGAACAAGGCACTGCGAcgagaggcggaggcggcgcggtcgctcAAAGGggagctcgcgtcggctcgagcgcgggcggcgaacgcggaggctgaggctaAGAACGCGAAGGATgaggcgtcgaacgcgttacaggcgctggagcgcgtcgagaagaagacgccgcccgcggagggatccgcggaggagctcaagcggctgctcgacgcggcgaacgcgcgggccgagctcgccgaggccaaggcgcttGCAGCGCAAGCCGAGTTGGCGGCCAAGTCGGAAGAAACGGATGCtttcgtcgccgaggtggaggcgatcggcgcggcgtacgaGGAGTCGCAGAGCGAGACGGCGCGGCTGATGCAGCGGCTGACGGAGAGGGACGGCaccgaggcgaaggcgatccaggacgcggcgaacgcgaacaACCGGGCCCGcaggctcggcgacgagctcgccggcgcggaagcggcggcgcgacacGAGCAAGgcgtggcgagggcggcggcgcagcggtgcgcggacgccgaggcggcgcgcgcggagcagaGCGCGGAGCTCCAGCGGGCGAAAGAGGAGtcgacgcggctcgcggaGCGCTTGGAGGAGcagacgaggacgatgcgGGCGCTGCAGGCGGCTAGCTCTGGGCaccgcgaggcggcggaggatgcgagTAAAAAGGCGGATGAGCTGTCGAGGCGaagcgcgggcgacgccgagaaggtggccgccgcggaacggaaggtggcggcgctcgaggagcaggtGGCGGGGCTGAAGCGACGAGGGGAGAAGCTCCtcaagcgcggcggcggcgcggatgagtacagggaggagatcgacgcgTACAAGAGCATGCTGCGGTGTTCGGTTTGCAACGACCGGCCCAAGGCGTGCATCATCACGCGGTGCTACCACATGTTCTGCCAGGAGTGCGTGCAGGTGAGGCTGGATAACCGGGACAGGAAGTGCCCgggctgcgcggcggcgtttagcgcgagcgacgtcaaGTCCATCTACTTTTGA
- a CDS encoding predicted protein: MASSVAQLRAVLAQRRSDFARRDPPRVAKVVKPARVRAAPARAAVAEPASAPGGVSGVERGSGHEVHKFGGTCVGSFERISGVCDLLIESAKSGVKTFGVVSAMGVATKGEPKVTDCLINATDMAAARNPAYEEELVKLEHKHRSTAEALLTIPEELTKYMDNFMAELEDLRAMLRAMSIAGTSTQAFADFVVGHGELWTARLCAAVIRCKGFDAEWIDARDVLVVTDAEDGGVDVDYERSNANLDKLFDARGHGVAGSNRVLIATGFIARTPEGVPTTLKRNGSDYSATIFGAMLIAKTITIWTDVDGVFSADPRKVKEAVCLESLSYNEAWELSYFGANVLHPRTTLPAMRYHIPVVLRNYFNQAAPGTSICDQCEVETGGVMNPIDVNSDRVNFIKGLATIEDVTIINVEGTGMVGVPGTANAVFQTVKEAGCNVVMISQASSEHSICFAVRSHEAAAAVKALNKRFEKAIAAGRIKAVEAVDECAILAAVGQNMCQTPGVSAMLFEALANANVNVVAIAQGASEYNITCVVSKKDIAKALRAVHGRFYLSKTVMSVGIVGPGLVGKTLLRQMKEQLAALKTDYNVDLRVVAVAGQSKMLLTGESEVALDLDTWEDSYAKGQAVDMEAFIQCVTDSGAPNAVIIDCSASEDVALHYKDWLQRGINVVTPNKKANSGPLPYYKELRNIQRNSYTHYFYEGTVGAGLPIISTLNNLRDSGDRINKIEGIFSGTLSYIFNTYGADDKFSAIVKTAKELGYTEPDPRDDLSGTDVARKVVILARECGIDIELEDVPVESLVPEALRSVASAEEFMEKLPEYDDEMAAKCAEAAAAGEKLRYVGVVDVENKTGSVELRRYSGDHPFGQLSGSDNIISFETKRYVGPSTLVVRGPGAGAEVTAGGVFGDVLRVAQYLGAPS; this comes from the coding sequence AtggcctcctccgtcgctcAGCTTCGGGCGGTGCTCGCCCAGCGCCGATCCGACTTtgcgcgccgcgatcccCCCAGGGTCGCGAAGGTTGTCAagcccgcccgcgtccgcgccgcgcccgcgcgagccgccgtcgccgagcccgcctccgcgcccggcggcgtgagcggcgtcgagcgcggatcCGGCCACGAGGTGCACAAGTTCGGCGGAACCTGCGTCGGCTCCTTCGAGCGCATCTCCGGCGTGTGCGATCTCCTCATCGAGTCCGCCAAGTCCGGCGTGAAGAccttcggcgtcgtctccgccatGGGCGTCGCCACCAAAGGCGAGCCCAAGGTGACCGACTGCCTCATCAACGCCACCgacatggccgccgcgcgcaaccCCGCGTACGAGGAGGAACTCGTCAAGCTCGAGCACAAGCACCGAtccaccgccgaggcgctcctcaCCATCCCCGAGGAGCTCACCAAGTACATGGACAACTTCatggcggagctcgaggacctcAGAGCCATGCTCCGCGCCATGTCCATCGCGGGAACCTCCACCCAGGCCTTTGCCGACTTCGTCGTGGGCCACGGCGAGCTCTGGACCGCGCGCCTGTGCGCCGCCGTGATCCGCTGCAAGGGCTTCGACGCGGAGtggatcgacgcgcgcgacgttctcgtcgtcaccgacgccgaagacggcggcgtggacgtggactACGAGCGATCGAACGCCAACCTCGACAAGCtgttcgacgcgaggggccACGGCGTGGCGGGTTCCAACCGAGTGCTGATCGCGACGGGGTTCATCGCGAGAACCCCCGAGGGGGTTCCCACGACGCTGAAGCGCAACGGCTCCGACTACTCCGCCACGATCTTCGGCGCCATGCTCATCGCCAAGACGATCACGATCTGgaccgacgtcgacggcgtcttCTCCGCGGATCCCCGCAAGGTGAAGGAGGCGGTGTGCCTCGAGTCGCTTTCGTACAACGAGGCGTGGGAGCTGTCCTATTTCGGCGCAAACGTCCTGCACCCGCGGACCACGTTACCGGCGATGCGGTACCACATCCCCGTGGTGCTGAGGAACTACTTCAACCAGGCGGCGCCCGGCACCTCCATCTGCGACCAGTGCGAGGTTGAGACGGGCGGCGTGATGAACCCCATCGACGTCAACAGCGACCGGGTCAACTTCATCAAGGggctcgcgacgatcgaggaCGTCACCATCATCAACGTCGAGGGCACCGGCATGGTCGGCGTGCCGGGCACCGCCAACGCGGTGTTTCAGACGGTGAAGGAGGCTGGATGCAACGTCGTCATGATCTCGCAGGCGTCCTCCGAGCACTCCATCTGCTTCGCCGTGCGCTCccacgaagccgccgccgccgtcaaggcGCTCAACAAGCGCTTCGAgaaggccatcgcggcgggccGAATCAAGGCGGTCGAGGCCGTCGACGAGTGTgccatcctcgcggcggtcggccAGAACATGTGCCAGACCCCGGGCGTCTCCGCCATGCtcttcgaggcgctcgccaacgccaacgtcaacgtcgtcgccatcgcccaGGGTGCGTCCGAGTACAACATCACCTGCGTCGTGTCCAAGAAGGACATCGCCAAGGCCTTACGCGCCGTGCACGGCAGGTTCTACCTCTCCAAGACGGTCATGTccgtcggcatcgtcggTCCCGGCCTCGTGGGCAAGACTTTGCTCAGGCAGATGAAGGaacagctggcggcgctcAAGACGGATTACAACGTcgacctccgcgtcgttgcCGTGGCGGGGCAGTCCAAGATGCTCCTCACCGGCGAGTCCGAGGTGGCGCTCGACCTCGACACGTGGGAAGATTCCTACGCCAAGGGCCAGGCGGTGGACATGGAGGCGTTCATCCAGTGCGTAACCGACTCGGGCGCGCCCAACGCCGTCATCATCGACTGCAGCGCCTCTGAGGATGTCGCGCTGCACTACAAGGATTGGCTGCAGCGCGGTATCAACGTCGTCACCCCCAACAAGAAGGCCAACTCCGGCCCTCTCCCTTACTACAAGGAGCTGCGCAACATCCAGAGGAACTCTTACACGCACTACTTCTACGAGggcaccgtcggcgcgggtcttCCCATCATCTCCACCCTGAACAACCTCCGCGATTCGGGCGACCGCATCAACAAGATCGAGGGCATCTTCAGCGGAACGCTCTCCTACATCTTCAACACctacggcgccgacgacaagTTCAGCGCGATCGTGAAGAccgccaaggagctcggGTACACCGAGCCGGACCCGAGGGACGACCTCAGCGgcaccgacgtcgcgaggaagGTTGTcatcctcgcccgcgagTGCGGCATCGAcatcgagctcgaggacgtcccGGTGGAGTCGCTCGTGCCCGAGGCTCTTCGctcggtggcgtccgcggaggagttCATGGAGAAGCTGCCGgagtacgacgacgagatggcCGCCAagtgcgccgaggctgccgccgccggcgagaagctccgctacgtcggcgtcgtcgacgtcgagaacAAGACGGGCTCCGTCGAGCTTCGCCGGTACTCGGGGGACCACCCGTTCGGCCAGCTCAGCGGCAGCGACAACATCATCTCGTTCGAGACGAAGCGCTACGTGGGACCGTCCACGCTGGTGGTGCGGGGCCCGGGCGCCGGTGCGGAGGTGACCGCGGGTGGCGTGTTCGGAGACgtgctccgcgtcgcgcagtACCTCGGAGCCCCCTCGTGA
- a CDS encoding predicted protein: MACPMRVWLLVISSVVAAYLAWTSSLFGGGALGMSDGEDEALNDRAAKVKSRVGKKGAMTWRDWGWFVVDGLTGKYLYGVAMNGGGRAGSQRGTRRSARRKQD; encoded by the coding sequence atggcgtgcCCGATGCGGGTGTGGCTGCTGGTGATatcgagcgtcgtcgccgcgtacctcgcgtggacgtcgtcgctcttcggcggcggcgcgctggggATGAGCGACGGTGAGGATGAGGCGCTGAACGACCGGGCCGCGAAGGTTAAGAGTCGGGTTGGGAAAAAGGGTGCGATGACGTGGAGGGACTGGGGCtggttcgtcgtcgacggactGACGGGAAAGTACCTGTACGGGGTGGCgatgaacggcggcggccgggctGGAAGCCAGCGGGGGACTAGACGTTCGGCGCGGAGAAAGCAAGATTGA
- a CDS encoding predicted protein, with product MTLTPNEKTLDPPEGFTVLQEGKARILQRENDVFYNKAQVVNRDLSLSVMRQFQKVRAKEHAETKRAPKNRRLKGDMCHDEPETGDDDKKEPRGKKDGEAEAGGDDETPREKPPLKPVRILEGMAASGLRAIRYARELDDVGCVVANDLDPTAIASIARNVEFNAAHSAEAANRVRVVVPSAGDVRMLMMQHEKMFDAVDLDPYGTPSTLLDGAVQTVADGGLLLVTATDMAVLCGNNGEVCWTKYGAYPHRAKYCHEQAVRILLGSIDAAAGKYKRHIVPVMSVSVDFYIRCFVRVYTSAQQAKLAPTKVSYVYQCVGCDTFECQPVGKAVTKGNSTKFQAGSGPVVPRECPNCGWHYNMGGPFWTEPIHDMEWVDAIKKQVEENKAMYPGYDKIHALLTTVSEELPDVPLHYDIHSMSHCLRVTPPPMALFRSAVINAGYRVSPAHCNPLAVKTDAPAKVLWDILRCWVKEHPVKPIPEKTPGVVILSKEPELVANWTRVHGAFTKAQREGVTRFPSNPEENWGPKMRAGRPVPGGGLEKQGMTKKQRTEASK from the exons atGACGCTCACGCCGAACGAGAAGACGCTGGACCCCCCCGAGGGGTTCACCGTCCTTCAGGAGGGCAAGGCGCGCATCCTGCAGAGGGAGAACGACGTCTTCTACAACAAGGCGCAGGTGGTGAACCGCGACCTCTCGCTCAGCGTCATGCGACAGTTCCAAAAGGTTCGAGCCAAGGAGCACGCGGAGACCAAGCGCGCGCCGAAGAACAGGCGCCTCAAGGGCGACATGTGC cacgacgagcccgagacgggggacgacgacaagaAAGAACCTCGCGGCAAAAAAGACGGAGAGGCCGAGGCGGGGGGGGACGACGAAACGCCCCGGGAGAAGCCGCCGCTCAAACCCGTCCGCATCCTCGAGGGCATGGCCGCCTCGGGCCTCCGCGCCATCAGGTACGCgagggagctcgacgacgtcgggtgCGTGGTGGCGAACGACCTGGACCCGACCGCCATCGCGTCAATCGCGAGAAACGTGGAATTCAACGCGGCGCactcggcggaggcggcgaaccgAGTGCGCGTGGTGGTGCCGagcgccggggacgtgcgGATGCTGATGATGCAGCACGAGAAAATGTTCGATGCCGTGGACCTGGACCCTTACGGAACCCCCTCCACGTtactcgacggcgcggtgcagACCGTGGCGGATGGCGGGTTGctcctcgtcaccgccaccgACATGGCGGTGCTCTGCGGGAACAACGGCGAGGTGTGCTGGACCAAGTACGGCGCCTACCCGCACCGCGCCAAGTACTGCCACGAGCAGGCGGTTCGTATCCTGCTCGggtccatcgacgccgcggcgggcaagTACAAGCGACACATCGTGCCGGTGATGTCCGTCTCTGTCGATTTTTACATTCGCTGCTTCGTGCGAGTGTACACCTCGGCGCAGCAGGCCAAGCTGGCTCCCACGAAGGTGTCGTACGTGTACCAGTGCGTCGGATGCGACACGTTCGAGTGCCAACCCGTGGGTAAGGCGGTCACGAAGGGCAACAGCACCAAGTTCCAGGCGGGTTCCGGCCCGGTGGTCCCGAGGGAGTGCCCCAACTGCGGGTGGCACTACAACATGGGCGGTCCGTTTTGGACCGAGCCCATCCACGACATGGAGTGGGTCGACGCGATCAAGAAGCAGGTGGAGGAGAACAAGGCGATGTACCCCGGGTACGACAAGATCCACGCGCTGCTCACCACGGTCAGCGAGGAGCTTCCCGACGTCCCGCTGCACTACGACATTCACAGCATGTCGCACTGCCTTCGggtcacgccgccgccgatggcgctCTTTCGCTCAGCCGTCATCAACGCGGGCTACCGCGTGTCCCCGGCGCACTGCAacccgctcgcggtgaagacggacgcgcccgcgaaggtGCTGTGGGACATCCTGCGGTGCTGGGTGAAGGAGCACCCGGTGAAGCCCATCCCGGAGAAGACCCCGGGCGTGGTCATCTTGTCCAAGGaacccgagctcgtcgccaacTGGACCAGGGTGCACGGGGCTTTCACCAAGGctcagcgcgagggcgtgacGAGGTTCCCGTCGAACCCCGAGGAGAACTGGGGTCCAAAGATGCGAGCGGGTCGGCCCGTGCCGGGCGGGGGTTTGGAGAAGCAGGGGATGACGAAGAAGCAGCGAACAGAGGCGAGCAAGTGA
- a CDS encoding predicted protein codes for MGGNVRYAAFARLSDGLTLASFKGKGATNAVTETAHKVLRSGNLKPNGQLTVTVDRTIGTLHLAAGDGDVLAVITAPDYPRRSAFKLLDEIREMVRAGCRAEDVGAASREGELQSAVPALASTCRRYEDLGEVDKLTSVSLQVEEVKATMEGNINKMLDNAETVGAVEDKAEALRDGAQQFQRRSDNIKRAMWWRLFKIKLIFGLLFVVVLGYIFIPIIVKASEDSEKK; via the coding sequence ATGGGGGGGAACGTGCGgtacgcggcgttcgcgcgcctctccgaCGGcctcaccctcgcgtcgttcaaGGGCAAAGGCGCCACTAACGCCGTCACCGAGACTGCGCACAAGGTGCTCCGCTCGGGCAACCTCAAGCCGAACGGGCAGCTGACCGTCACCGTGGATCGCACCATCGGCAccctccacctcgcggcgggcgacggcgacgtcctcgcggtgATCACGGCGCCGGACTACCCGCGCCGCAGCGCGTtcaagctcctcgacgagatcCGCGAGATGGTCCGCGCGGGGtgtcgcgccgaggacgtcggcgcggcgtcgcgcgagggcgagctgcagtccgcggtgcccgcgctggcgtcgacgtgcagGCGGTACGAAGATCTGGGCGAGGTGGACAAGCTGACGTCGGTGTCGCTGCAGGtggaggaggtcaaggcgaCGATGGAGGGCAACATAAACAAGATGCTGGACAACGCGGAGACGGTGGGCGCCGTGGAGgacaaggcggaggcgctgagggacgGCGCGCAGCAGTTCCAGCGGCGGAGCGACAACATCAAGCGCGCCATGTGGTGGCGCCTGTTCAAGATCAAGTTGATATTCGGCCTGCTCTTCGTCGTGGTGCTGGGGTACATCTTCATACCGATCATCGTCAAGGCGTCGGAGGACTCGGAGAAGAAGTGA
- a CDS encoding predicted protein, with protein sequence MSATVAAAAARPSSRFPSTRRFNAGIKTRTRGRLVVRRVTQPEEPQPDDFVTFNAIVGGGDWSVVQAQVREAAVSGRLTPGVLGAAYSVYEKCKETAEAPEVLKTLENVILLLTQTLQQLDATPAVRLIDELMTIDPFVEGARVKAAVDDAYAKGTVAPDDLKGSLQMMLDGMAEQDEAWEKHVAQASQTSSKEEFEQLLAHATGRMEAQRRLTQLKAICDAQ encoded by the coding sequence ATGTCGGCGaccgtggccgccgccgccgcccggccgTCGTCCCGGTTCCCCTCTACCCGGCGGTTCAACGCGGGCATAAAAACCCGCACGCGCGGCAGGCTCGTCGTGCGCAGAGTCACGCAGCCGGAGGAGCCCCAGCCCGACGATTTCGTCACGTTCaacgccatcgtcggcggcggggactgGTCCGTGGTCCAGGCGCAGGTGCGGGAGGCTGCGGTGAGCGGGCGGCTCACCCCGGGCGTCCTGGGCGCGGCGTACAGCGTCTACGAGAAGTGCAAGGAGACTGCCGAGGCCCCTGAGGTGCTCAAGACCCTGGAGAACGTCATCCTGCTGTTGACCCAGACGCTCCAGCAGCTCGACGCCACTCCCGCGGTCAGgctcatcgacgagctcatgaCCATCGACCCcttcgtcgagggcgcgcgggtcaaggcggcggtggacgacgcctaCGCCAAGGGAACCGTCGCACCGGACGACCTGAAGGGCTCGCTGCAGATGATGCTGGACGGCATGGCGGAGCAGGACGAGGCGTGGGAGAAGCACGTGGCGCAGGCGTCGCAGACGAGCTCCAAGGAGGAGTTTGAGCAGCTCCTGGCGCACGCCACCGGTCGAATGGAGGCGCAGCGGCGCCTCACGCAGCTCAAGGCCATATGCGACGCCCAGTGA